In Helianthus annuus cultivar XRQ/B chromosome 9, HanXRQr2.0-SUNRISE, whole genome shotgun sequence, the following are encoded in one genomic region:
- the LOC110877812 gene encoding protein ALP1-like produces MKSDDHNAEEELSGDYSLYYGLLQQTFDQMNDKETEIVNNEEQGNKQGNVKTKGLKEILSSLILIEEQEKTEKIEWEKAQEEDKMLLEENYKKRTKAMMDYQSGLVQFDEELDQSSRVRNRKSRAVTNAVVVSAIAADSDSGPASKPTGNTAGSGAGPQRRLWVKSRSTDWWDKCNSADFPEEEFKKAFRMGKDTFELICNELTSAVAKENTMLRDAVPVRQRVAVCIWRLATGEPLRLVSRRFGLGISTCHKLVLEVCSAIKTVLMPKYLQWPDDESIRMIKDEFGSVSGIPNVVGSMYTTHIPIIAPKISVAAYFNKRHTERNQKTSYSITVQGVVDPRGVFTDVCIGWPGSMPDDQVLEKSALYQRASNGLLKDVWIVGSAGYPLMDWVLVPYTQPHLTWTQHAFNEKIGEIQRVASDAFARLKGRWACLQKRTEVKLQDLPVVLGACCVLHNICELRNEEIDPELMIELMDDEMVPEIGLRSAIAMKARDAIAHNLLHHNHAGTSFLS; encoded by the coding sequence ATGAAATCAGACGATCATAACGCGGAAGAAGAGTTGTCTGGTGATTATTCATTGTATTACGGTTTGCTTCAACAAACATTTGATCAGATGAATGATAAGGAAACTGAAATTGTTAACAATGAAGAACAGGGGAATAAACAGGGGAACGTGAAGACAAAAGGGTTGAAGGAGATTTTATCGTCTTTAATCCTGATCGAAGAGCAGGAGAAAACGGAGAAGATTGAGTGGGAAAAAGCCCAGGAAGAAGATAAGATGTTGCTtgaagaaaattataaaaaacgAACGAAAGCGATGATGGATTACCAGTCCGGACTGGTCCAGTTCGACGAGGAACTGGACCAGTCCAGCCGTGTTCGTAACCGCAAATCTCGTGCGGTTACGAATGCCGTGGTTGTTTCTGCAATCGCGGCAGACTCCGATAGTGGTCCAGCTTCGAAACCCACCGGTAATACAGCGGGTTCCGGAGCTGGACCCCAACGGAGGTTATGGGTGAAAAGTAGATCAACAGACTGGTGGGATAAATGCAACAGTGCAGATTTCCCAGAAGAAGAGTTTAAAAAAGCATTTAGAATGGGAAAAGACACATTTGAGTTGATATGTAACGAGTTAACTTCGGCTGTTGCTAAAGAGAATACTATGTTACGTGACGCGGTACCGGTGAGACAACGTGTAGCGGTTTGCATATGGCGGTTAGCCACGGGTGAACCGCTACGCTTGGTGTCTCGCCGGTTCGGGTTAGGTATATCGACGTGTCACAAACTCGTGCTCGAGGTTTGTTCGGCGATAAAAACTGTTTTGATGCCGAAATACCTTCAATGGCCGGATGACGAGTCGATCCGGATGATTAAAGACGAGTTCGGGTCAGTTTCGGGTATTCCGAATGTGGTTGGGTCAATGTACACAACTCATATACCTATCATAGCTCCTAAGATTAGTGTGGCCGCTTATTTTAATAAGCGGCATACGGAGCGAAACCAGAAGACGTCGTACTCGATAACGGTTCAAGGGGTGGTGGACCCGCGAGGCGTGTTTACGGATGTGTGTATCGGGTGGCCCGGGTCGATGCCGGATGATCAAGTGCTGGAGAAATCGGCACTTTATCAAAGGGCGAGTAATGGGCTTTTGAAAGATGTGTGGATTGTGGGGAGTGCAGGGTACCCTTTGATGGATTGGGTGTTGGTACCCTACACACAGCCCCATTTAACATGGACACAACATGCTTTTAATGAGAAGATTGGTGAGATTCAACGGGTTGCGAGTGATGCGTTTGCGCGGTTGAAAGGGAGATGGGCTTGTTTACAGAAACGGACCGAGGTTAAGCTTCAAGATTTGCCGGTTGTGTTAGGGGCGTGTTGTGTGTTGCATAATATATGTGAGTTGAGGAATGAGGAAATTGACCCGGAGTTGATGATTGAGCTTATGGATGATGAAATGGTGCCCGAGATCGGGTTGAGATCCGCAATCGCGATGAAGGCGAGGGACGCGATTGCTCATAATCTTTTGCATCATAATCATGCTGGTACATCTTTCTTGTCTTGA